One part of the Lytechinus pictus isolate F3 Inbred chromosome 3, Lp3.0, whole genome shotgun sequence genome encodes these proteins:
- the LOC135153666 gene encoding uncharacterized protein LOC135153666 → MAKTRAEIQAAYRERKRKIIGERAYLEHERRRVKKYYIPVEKLTKTQLKERRQTVNKRVKKHRKRVAEVLSKIRKDSDNRNAVDVADNADGNRSALDESADSALSDVSFDRPTTRSSASLVVKLPFALRKSRRKRRSKCLDKAHKRIESLTHQLKAATKTNKRVQKRYERLLKRQTDSHLTTSTPANTPKSKMKSMLKRCGLPEKRCSKEIKKHLLFSNAILVEIQTASRKRKTKDYRRMLHNVVAGSRVMKKYRLLSFFQKSSGLGRRNLTNAGKSVWSGVKTKPIWTSLHEEIKAFFERDDVSRVMPGKKDACKGKDGIKLQKRYLCDYVGNLHAKYISENAEKRNVSRSAFHRVRKNLCSHIKLVQFASRNSCLCKRHQNVALQLKALKALNCVNTTNPDQFIRDNDDSAVDAALNSLQADVNVDFEQWKRSPDDEGRIKTRLVRVSATKEDLLTQFPKEIQELRSHVRRVHNQYEAMTKCKENLAADHCIVHMDFSENYVCAAEEEVQSAYWSQESVTIHPIVVYYRDVDGNLVHRSLVAISDERAHNTSTILAIITKVIPQLREMVPTLSKVFYWTDSPSSQYRNKTMFAVVGEHRALYGIDAQWDYFEAGHGKGACDGIGGTVKRLADEAVKRRAAVIMNAHDFFAWASQERHDNPSNYKITYFFITKKDCSDCAEIIAQKWSCLKSVKGTMDIHSVIGMGSEDLHVLLRNTSCFCEKCVVKDGEYDVNLMCSGWRREHLSRRGARSSECERAPTTSKRKVKPVQIQFDTDDWVAAMYAEKWYIGKVLQTDKNDVHIDFMKSSEKFPDLFKWPSVSDKIWVSRDKMLCHITPLKRSTSSKRLFELSDGDRRSIEKEKDLYMSRLK, encoded by the coding sequence ATGGCAAAAACGAGAGCTGAAATACAAGCTGCCTATCGGGAGAGAAAACGCAAGATAATTGgagaaagggcatatcttgaacatgAAAGGAGAAGAGTAAAAAAGTATTACATCCCAGTTGAGAAATTGACAAAGACACAACTCAAGGAACGAAGACAGACAGTGAACAAAAGAGTGAAAAAACACAGAAAACGTGTCGCTGAAGTATTGTCTAAAATCAGGAAAGACTCGGACAATCGAAATGCCGTAGATGTTGCTGACAATGCTGATGGTAACAGGAGTGCATTGGATGAAAGTGCCGACTCTGCTCTTTCCGACGTATCTTTTGACAGGCCAACGACACGTTCAAGTGCATCACTAGTAGTAAAATTGCCCTTTGCCTTAAGAAAATCTAGACGCAAGAGAAGAAGCAAGTGCTTAGACAAAGCTCATAAGCGAATAGAAAGTTTGACTCACCAGTTGAAAGCAGCGACAAAAACTAACAAGAGAGTTCAGAAGAGGTATGAAAGGTTATTGAAAAGGCAGACAGATTCTCATCTTACGACAAGCACGCCGGCAAACACACCTAAATCGAAGATGAAATCGATGTTGAAGAGATGTGGTCTCCCTGAGAAGAGATGCTCAAAGGAAATCAAGAAACATCTGTTGTTTTCTAATGCAATCTTGGTTGAAATCCAAACTGCTTCACGCAAAAGGAAAACGAAAGATTACCGGAGAATGTTGCACAACGTTGTTGCGGGATCTAGAGTCATGAAGAAGTACAGGCTGTTGTCATTCTTCCAAAAGTCAAGTGGACTGGGTCGACGAAACCTGACGAACGCTGGGAAATCGGTTTGGTCAGGAGTGAAAACAAAGCCGATATGGACGAGTCTCCATGAGGAAATCAAAGCATTCTTTGAAAGGGATGATGTGTCCCGGGTGATGCCCGGTAAGAAGGACGCTTGTAAAGGTAAAGACGGAATCAAGTTACAGAAGAGATATCTTTGTGACTATGTCGGGAACCTGCATGCAAAGTACATCTCAGAAAACGCGGAGAAGCGGAATGTCTCTCGGTCAGCATTTCACCGAGTGCGTAAGAACCTGTGTTCTCATATCAAACTCGTCCAATTTGCATCCCGCAATTCATGTTTGTGCAAAAGACATCAGAATGTGGCGTTACAGCTGAAGGCTTTGAAAGCACTAAACTGCGTCAACACTACCAACCCTGACCAGTTCATCAGAGACAATGACGATTCCGCTGTAGATGCAGCCCTCAACAGTCTGCAGGCTGACGTCAACGTAGATTTTGAGCAATGGAAGAGAAGTCCAGATGATGAGGGAAGAATTAAAACAAGACTGGTCAGAGTGTCTGCCACAAAAGAGGATCTTCTTACCCAATTTCCAAAGGAAATTCAAGAGCTGCGTTCACATGTTCGCCGTGTTCACAATCAATACGAAGCAATGACAAAGTGTAAGGAAAATCTAGCTGCTGATCACTGTATTGTACACATGGACTTTTCTGAAAACTACGTTTGTGCTGCCGAAGAAGAAGTGCAAAGTGCATATTGGTCACAAGAGTCCGTGACCATTCATCCAATCGTTGTATATTACCGTGATGTCGATGGCAATCTGGTCCATAGATCTCTGGTTGCCATTTCTGACGAGAGAGCACACAATACTTCGACAATCCTAGCAATAATAACAAAGGTTATTCCACAGTTGCGAGAGATGGTACCAACACTGTCGAAAGTGTTCTACTGGACGGACAGTCCTTCCTCCCAGTACAGGAACAAAACTATGTTCGCTGTTGTAGGTGAGCACAGAGCTTTGTATGGAATAGACGCTCAGTGGGATTATTTCGAAGCGGGCCATGGGAAAGGAGCCTGCGACGGCATCGGCGGAACTGTCAAAAGACTCGCCGATGAAGCCGTGAAGCGACGGGCTGCTGTGATCATGAACGCCCATGATTTCTTTGCTTGGGCTTCCCAAGAGCGTCATGATAACCCCAGCAATTACAAGATCACATACTTCTTCATAACCAAGAAGGACTGTTCGGATTGTGCTGAGATCATAGCCCAAAAGTGGTCTTGTCTTAAGAGTGTAAAGGGCACGATGGACATTCATTCTGTCATCGGAATGGGATCTGAAGACTTGCATGTACTTCTGAGGAATACTTCGTGCTTCTGTGAGAAGTGTGTGGTGAAGGATGGTGAATACGATGTAAATCTCATGTGCAGCGGATGGAGACGTGAGCACCTTTCCCGACGCGGTGCTAGAAGTTCTGAATGTGAAAGAGCACCTACCACGAGCAAACGCAAAGTGAAGCCAGTTCAAATACAATTCGACACTGATGACTGGGTGGCAGCTATGTATGCTGAAAAGTGGTACATCGGCAAGGTCCTTCAAACCGACAAAAATGATGTACACattgatttcatgaaaagcAGCGAGAAATTCCCTGACCTGTTTAAGTGGCCTTCGGTATCAGACAAGATATGGGTATCCAGAGACAAAATGCTCTGCCATATTACACCTCTGAAGCGCTCGACGTCATCTAAACGCCTGTTTGAACTATCAGATGGAGACAGGCGATCgattgagaaagaaaaagaccTGTACATGTCTCGTCTTAAGTAG